In a single window of the Candidatus Saccharimonadales bacterium genome:
- the ssb gene encoding single-stranded DNA-binding protein translates to MARSFNQVILMGNLTRDPELRTTPNGNNVCSFSLALNRSYKNSDGGWTEATDYIDIVAWGPLGERVAQYLTKGRPALVNGRLQSRSWEQDGQKRSKVEVVAQDVTFLGGPGGSDGGGSSAPASSSKSSSKAKDDEEVVIEDIGDEPINLDDIPF, encoded by the coding sequence ATGGCAAGAAGTTTTAATCAAGTAATTCTAATGGGCAACCTAACGCGCGATCCAGAACTGCGTACTACGCCAAATGGCAATAACGTTTGCAGTTTTAGTCTGGCGCTGAACCGCAGCTATAAAAATAGCGATGGCGGCTGGACCGAAGCGACCGATTATATCGACATCGTGGCTTGGGGGCCTTTGGGCGAACGCGTTGCCCAGTATCTGACCAAGGGCCGCCCGGCGTTAGTTAATGGCCGTTTGCAAAGCCGTAGCTGGGAGCAAGATGGTCAAAAACGTAGCAAAGTTGAAGTTGTAGCCCAGGACGTTACATTCTTGGGTGGTCCTGGCGGCAGCGACGGTGGTGGCTCAAGCGCGCCTGCAAGTTCCAGCAAATCAAGCAGCAAAGCTAAGGATGACGAGGAAGTAGTTATCGAGGATATTGGCGATGAGCCGATCAACCTCGACGACATCCCATTTTAA
- a CDS encoding 2'-5' RNA ligase family protein codes for MPKRNEHLVVILLEPARFNVEFEVWPQHITIVPWFPCDDEDRLDKILQAVAVRHKSFEVTAGKTEDWGREDRLQVITVNDYLEQLKKLHLDIFESLENNGFPIHQKDFLGEKYRPHVTLRNNLQKNERQIWEGQSIKVVEFSLISQVRLKRSGRMIKRVKKNYELAQ; via the coding sequence ATGCCTAAGCGCAACGAGCATCTTGTGGTTATTTTGTTAGAACCTGCCAGATTTAATGTAGAATTCGAAGTTTGGCCGCAGCACATAACAATCGTACCCTGGTTCCCGTGCGACGATGAAGATCGTCTTGATAAGATCCTTCAGGCCGTTGCGGTTCGCCACAAAAGTTTTGAAGTAACGGCCGGCAAAACCGAAGACTGGGGCAGAGAAGACAGGCTCCAAGTCATAACCGTCAATGATTACCTGGAGCAACTTAAAAAACTACATCTGGATATCTTTGAAAGCTTAGAAAACAACGGTTTCCCAATTCATCAAAAAGATTTTTTGGGCGAAAAGTATCGACCGCACGTTACCTTACGTAATAATCTTCAGAAAAATGAGCGGCAAATATGGGAAGGGCAATCTATTAAGGTAGTAGAATTTTCGTTAATAAGCCAGGTGAGGTTAAAAAGATCAGGCCGCATGATTAAGAGGGTAAAGAAAAATTATGAACTCGCGCAGTAG
- a CDS encoding DNA translocase FtsK 4TM domain-containing protein encodes MAKKSKRGRPKGSGAKKKAEKKNSGFWRGVGAVALIVAAIVLAFGAFVSAPLPHSLWHGAWWAFGIAAIILPLALLYLGSLKFLSEDQRIPLPNMVGTIALLVFTASFFNTLFISHAALNAPDPSAWVGGHGGQVGQAVGESLAGALGKFLASLVFFILSIFAVFFTFSIEPKAILKLAELFKREPKEAEEDLAQLKKKMEPSFELHEGVPVEHHAAVAGAPRMSSLRNTAEKLAPTQDHAALTTASDPDWKFPGLELLNSKQDKADAGDVKGNAEIIKETYANFNIDVEVEGANVGPRVTQYTLKPPTGVKLTRMTALENNLALDLAATSIRMEAPIPGKRAVGIEVPNVKAATVTLHGLLSSSEWHGSKGSLSFVIGKDITGLPVVGDLERMPHLLIAGQTGSGKSVMINALLTSLLYRNSPSDMKLILVDPKQVEMAPYRDIPHLLAPVITEPEKCISALKWAVAEMERRLKAFSEVGKRNIGEYNDLKKEEGMPYIVIVIDELADLMMMAARDVEALIVRLAQKARAAGIHLVVATQRPSVDVITGLIKANVPARIAFTTVSQVDSRTIIDQVGAEKLLGRGDALFNIPEFTKPKRVQGALISDSETSKICDFLRAQRPPQYDDEVISQPVQLNGKGSVVASMDGGDDDDMLKDAVGVVATAGKASTSLLQRKLRIGYGRASRLMDIMEERGIIAPSDGTNRPREVLVSGADDVFGSSEPEPAGIAPAGEGDVYDDLDTDS; translated from the coding sequence ATGGCTAAAAAATCAAAACGCGGTCGGCCCAAAGGTAGTGGCGCCAAAAAGAAAGCAGAGAAGAAGAACTCTGGTTTTTGGCGCGGCGTTGGTGCTGTTGCCTTAATAGTTGCTGCTATTGTGCTAGCCTTTGGGGCTTTTGTCAGTGCTCCGTTACCGCATAGCTTATGGCACGGGGCCTGGTGGGCCTTTGGCATCGCCGCTATTATTTTGCCCTTGGCTTTGCTTTATCTTGGATCACTGAAGTTTTTGAGCGAAGACCAGCGCATACCCCTGCCTAACATGGTGGGTACAATAGCGCTGTTGGTTTTTACAGCTAGTTTTTTCAACACCTTATTTATTAGTCATGCAGCCCTTAATGCCCCTGATCCCAGCGCTTGGGTCGGCGGTCACGGTGGCCAGGTGGGACAAGCTGTTGGCGAATCTCTAGCCGGAGCGCTTGGCAAGTTCTTGGCAAGTCTGGTGTTCTTTATTTTGAGTATTTTTGCCGTGTTCTTTACGTTTTCTATCGAACCAAAAGCAATTCTTAAGCTGGCCGAACTATTTAAGCGTGAACCTAAAGAAGCCGAAGAAGATCTGGCTCAGCTCAAGAAGAAAATGGAACCGAGCTTCGAGCTTCATGAAGGAGTGCCGGTTGAGCACCACGCTGCCGTAGCCGGGGCGCCACGTATGTCTTCTTTGCGTAACACCGCCGAAAAGTTGGCGCCAACCCAAGACCACGCTGCTTTAACTACGGCCAGCGACCCTGATTGGAAATTCCCGGGCCTAGAATTGCTTAACTCTAAACAAGACAAAGCCGATGCTGGCGACGTTAAAGGTAACGCCGAGATTATTAAAGAAACCTACGCCAACTTTAACATCGACGTAGAGGTTGAGGGCGCCAATGTGGGCCCGCGCGTTACCCAATACACGCTCAAACCGCCCACAGGCGTTAAGCTGACCCGCATGACAGCCTTAGAGAATAACCTGGCGTTGGATCTAGCGGCTACTAGCATTCGAATGGAAGCACCAATCCCGGGTAAAAGGGCAGTGGGTATTGAGGTGCCGAACGTCAAGGCGGCTACCGTTACCTTGCACGGCCTGCTTTCTAGCAGTGAATGGCATGGCTCCAAGGGGTCTTTAAGTTTTGTAATTGGCAAAGACATTACCGGCCTGCCGGTCGTTGGCGACCTGGAACGTATGCCGCACCTTCTTATTGCCGGCCAGACTGGCTCGGGTAAGTCTGTTATGATCAATGCGCTTCTAACCAGTTTGCTGTACCGCAACTCGCCGTCTGATATGAAACTAATCTTGGTTGACCCTAAACAGGTAGAAATGGCGCCTTACCGGGATATTCCACATCTGCTGGCACCTGTGATTACCGAGCCAGAGAAATGTATCAGTGCTCTTAAGTGGGCTGTGGCCGAAATGGAGCGCCGACTTAAAGCCTTTTCTGAAGTTGGCAAGCGCAATATCGGCGAGTACAACGACCTCAAAAAAGAGGAAGGCATGCCTTATATAGTGATAGTTATTGATGAGCTGGCTGATCTAATGATGATGGCTGCCCGAGATGTGGAAGCCTTGATTGTGCGTTTGGCGCAAAAAGCCCGTGCTGCCGGAATCCACTTGGTTGTGGCCACCCAGCGCCCGAGTGTGGACGTGATTACCGGTTTGATCAAGGCTAACGTGCCGGCGCGCATCGCCTTTACTACGGTTAGCCAAGTCGATAGCCGGACGATTATCGACCAAGTTGGTGCCGAAAAGCTGCTTGGCCGAGGTGATGCCTTGTTTAACATTCCGGAATTCACTAAACCTAAGCGTGTACAGGGTGCTTTGATTAGCGACTCCGAGACGAGCAAGATTTGTGACTTTTTGCGAGCTCAGCGTCCGCCGCAGTATGACGACGAAGTTATCTCTCAACCAGTGCAGCTCAACGGCAAGGGCAGCGTGGTGGCGAGCATGGACGGCGGCGACGATGACGATATGCTCAAAGACGCCGTGGGCGTTGTAGCCACCGCTGGTAAGGCCAGCACCAGCCTGCTACAGCGCAAACTGCGCATTGGCTATGGCCGGGCTTCGCGCCTGATGGACATCATGGAAGAGCGGGGCATAATTGCTCCAAGCGACGGCACTAACCGACCGCGTGAAGTATTGGTGTCGGGTGCTGATGATGTATTTGGCAGCAGCGAACCAGAGCCTGCCGGTATAGCTCCGGCCGGCGAAGGCGATGTCTATGACGACCTCGACACTGATTCTTGA
- a CDS encoding 2'-5' RNA ligase family protein, producing MSAPLEHTLVAVTFERYFSGETFDKVPPHITILPWFDARGRMCVIDEVVKETEPFSIVRDGPMTVGGQGHEKKAVSVKSPALIKLHEELFKRLVENGVEFSHPLWLGSQYTPHYRKLEDRDPFDEHPEMVINEIAIFDNIAVRGLSKGKKIVTYLRMGDA from the coding sequence ATGTCGGCGCCACTCGAGCATACTCTGGTTGCCGTGACGTTTGAGCGCTACTTCAGTGGCGAGACTTTCGACAAGGTGCCTCCACACATAACAATTTTGCCGTGGTTTGATGCTCGTGGCAGGATGTGCGTTATTGATGAAGTAGTAAAAGAAACCGAGCCTTTTAGCATAGTTCGAGACGGCCCGATGACTGTAGGGGGTCAAGGTCATGAAAAAAAGGCGGTGAGTGTTAAATCACCGGCCTTGATCAAGCTCCACGAAGAATTATTCAAAAGGCTAGTGGAAAATGGTGTAGAATTTTCTCACCCGCTGTGGCTGGGCAGTCAGTATACTCCACACTATCGAAAGCTTGAGGATCGGGACCCGTTTGACGAGCATCCAGAGATGGTAATAAATGAGATTGCTATCTTTGACAATATTGCTGTTCGAGGCTTATCCAAGGGCAAAAAGATAGTCACGTATTTGAGGATGGGTGATGCCTAA
- the ychF gene encoding redox-regulated ATPase YchF, translating into MALSIGIVGLPNVGKSTLFNALTDAEALAANYPFATIEPNTGIVPIPDSRLEKLAKLYHSQKIAPATVTFTDIAGLVAGASQGEGLGNQFLSHIRSCNAICQVVRAFDDPNIQHVAGQADPKRDIEVVNTELILADLQTVERRLPKLEKEARADLKLRPLVATLEKLKAGLSEGKLAGSFLDKEELEAIADLQLLSAKPFIIVYNLDEQQLNDQKLKENLRAIVAPCPTVFVSAKLESELRGLDTSDQAELLASYGQDESGLNLLIHAAYQALGLQSYLTAGEKEVRAWTVPVGATAPQAAGVIHSDFERGFIAAQVIDYNDLMAAGSETAARAAGKLRTEGKNYVMQPNDVVEFRFNV; encoded by the coding sequence ATGGCTTTATCTATTGGGATTGTAGGCCTGCCTAACGTCGGCAAGTCCACTCTTTTTAACGCACTAACCGACGCCGAGGCGCTGGCAGCTAATTATCCATTCGCCACAATCGAACCGAACACAGGGATTGTTCCAATCCCTGACTCAAGGCTAGAGAAGCTGGCTAAACTTTACCACTCTCAAAAAATTGCTCCGGCTACTGTTACATTTACCGACATCGCTGGTCTAGTGGCTGGGGCTAGTCAAGGCGAAGGTTTGGGCAACCAGTTCTTGAGCCATATCAGAAGCTGTAATGCTATTTGCCAAGTAGTCAGAGCTTTCGATGACCCAAATATTCAGCACGTAGCCGGCCAGGCCGACCCCAAGCGTGATATTGAAGTAGTTAATACCGAGTTAATTCTAGCCGATCTACAAACCGTGGAGCGACGCCTGCCTAAACTCGAAAAAGAAGCCCGCGCTGATCTTAAGCTTAGGCCTTTGGTCGCCACATTAGAAAAGCTCAAGGCGGGCCTTAGCGAGGGCAAGCTTGCCGGGTCATTTTTAGACAAAGAAGAGTTAGAGGCTATTGCCGACCTGCAGCTTCTTTCTGCTAAGCCTTTTATCATTGTTTATAATTTGGACGAACAGCAGTTGAATGATCAAAAGCTTAAAGAAAATTTAAGGGCAATAGTCGCTCCCTGTCCGACCGTGTTTGTTAGTGCCAAACTAGAAAGCGAACTCCGGGGTTTAGATACCAGCGACCAGGCCGAACTTTTGGCCAGCTACGGACAAGATGAAAGCGGCTTGAACTTGCTTATCCACGCCGCCTATCAGGCATTAGGCTTGCAAAGCTACCTAACAGCCGGCGAGAAAGAAGTTCGCGCCTGGACCGTGCCAGTTGGCGCCACAGCTCCTCAAGCAGCCGGCGTTATCCATAGCGATTTCGAAAGAGGGTTTATTGCCGCCCAAGTAATCGATTATAACGACTTGATGGCTGCCGGATCAGAAACAGCGGCGCGAGCAGCCGGCAAACTACGAACCGAAGGCAAAAATTACGTTATGCAGCCTAACGATGTAGTTGAATTCCGTTTTAATGTATAG
- the rpsF gene encoding 30S ribosomal protein S6 has translation MKAWSQRKEFVINTYEIAVLYHPDLEIDLEKAETRIKKIITDNGGKIEKTDNWGKRKLAYPIKKQDFAVYVFYTVEMPAENVARVEQVFNITDEIIRFLITKPDLKAIAKAEAAKADKAKKAAERGSNDDDDNDNEEE, from the coding sequence CTGAAAGCTTGGAGCCAAAGGAAGGAGTTCGTTATTAACACATACGAAATTGCTGTGCTTTATCATCCTGATCTAGAAATTGATCTAGAAAAGGCCGAGACCCGCATCAAAAAAATCATCACCGACAATGGCGGTAAGATCGAAAAAACCGACAATTGGGGCAAACGTAAGTTAGCCTACCCAATTAAAAAACAAGACTTCGCCGTATACGTTTTTTATACGGTTGAGATGCCGGCCGAGAACGTCGCCCGTGTTGAACAAGTTTTCAACATTACCGACGAGATCATTCGCTTTTTGATCACCAAGCCAGATCTGAAAGCTATCGCCAAAGCCGAAGCCGCCAAAGCCGATAAGGCTAAGAAGGCAGCTGAGCGCGGTTCTAACGATGACGACGATAACGATAACGAAGAAGAGTAG
- a CDS encoding serine hydrolase — MAVSIPMAAAVFFAHLQVRTDAHGSKAGLAASAQVKTPAIQSKIDTSPVVSVNDQDNKLQNIINQFVDSHPGHKWSVQVQGLGDDERTASYSSTHSYRSASMFKLLLMYPLIQKTPMSQWSSTDVQVNGQSRTLSDCVSAMLKVSDNPCGAAVGDYVGWEDADVQLNSIGLQNTDLNNPQGPTTSAADISYYLQGLYNGKWFDGATRSFIINILQQQVLRSGIPTGCGSQCKVADKTGDLGYVRHDAGIVRYPGGQYVLSIFTDGASYSQIAQLAGQLQTAMLSH, encoded by the coding sequence ATGGCCGTTAGTATTCCTATGGCCGCCGCAGTATTTTTTGCCCACTTGCAGGTGAGAACCGATGCTCACGGATCTAAAGCGGGTTTGGCCGCAAGCGCGCAGGTCAAAACACCGGCTATTCAATCGAAAATCGATACCTCGCCGGTAGTCTCTGTTAACGACCAAGACAACAAGCTGCAAAACATCATTAATCAATTCGTTGATTCGCATCCGGGCCACAAGTGGTCGGTGCAAGTTCAGGGTCTGGGCGATGATGAGCGTACTGCTAGCTACAGTTCAACGCATAGTTATCGTTCGGCTAGCATGTTCAAATTGCTTTTGATGTACCCGTTAATCCAGAAAACACCCATGAGCCAATGGTCGTCGACTGATGTTCAGGTCAACGGCCAAAGCCGAACATTGAGCGACTGCGTGAGCGCTATGCTCAAGGTATCGGACAATCCTTGCGGCGCTGCTGTTGGCGATTATGTGGGCTGGGAAGATGCCGACGTGCAGTTAAATTCAATCGGTCTACAAAACACAGATTTAAATAACCCTCAGGGTCCAACTACCTCTGCGGCCGACATTAGCTATTATCTTCAGGGTTTGTATAACGGCAAGTGGTTTGATGGCGCCACCAGGAGTTTTATTATTAATATTTTGCAGCAGCAGGTTCTTAGGAGTGGCATTCCGACCGGTTGCGGCAGTCAGTGTAAGGTAGCCGACAAAACTGGCGACCTAGGCTATGTACGCCACGACGCGGGCATTGTGCGTTATCCTGGCGGGCAATATGTGCTGTCGATTTTTACCGACGGAGCCAGTTACTCTCAAATCGCGCAATTAGCCGGTCAGCTTCAAACCGCAATGCTTAGCCACTAG
- a CDS encoding Crp/Fnr family transcriptional regulator yields MLATKRQFAALVNLFQGGTKLVYKKGEFIIRPGESPSNVFFIESGLVKAYNISKYGEENLLIIRKSHEIFPLIWAITGQERDIIYQAMTQSVIRRLDQQTYLDFLRSHPSALPPILDMVTEMYRIHSERILNLEYRTVRERLISFLLTMAARFGSEVSDGVRINVPLRHQDIASSINSTRETASRQLSILERKGLVGSKQFYITLKDKAALEAYLG; encoded by the coding sequence ATGCTAGCGACTAAAAGACAGTTCGCAGCACTCGTTAACCTGTTTCAGGGTGGGACTAAACTCGTTTATAAAAAAGGTGAATTTATCATCCGTCCGGGCGAATCACCAAGCAATGTCTTTTTTATCGAAAGCGGCCTAGTGAAGGCCTATAACATTAGTAAGTACGGCGAAGAAAATCTGCTTATTATTCGCAAAAGCCACGAGATTTTTCCGCTGATTTGGGCTATTACCGGCCAGGAGCGCGACATTATTTATCAGGCCATGACCCAAAGCGTTATAAGGCGGCTCGATCAACAGACATATTTAGACTTTCTGCGCAGCCACCCTAGCGCCCTGCCTCCGATCCTGGATATGGTTACCGAAATGTATAGGATTCACTCGGAACGAATTTTAAATCTTGAATATCGAACAGTTCGCGAGCGCCTAATTTCATTCCTGCTGACTATGGCGGCACGCTTTGGCAGCGAGGTCTCTGACGGCGTCAGGATCAATGTGCCACTTCGCCATCAAGACATAGCTAGCTCCATCAACTCTACGCGGGAAACTGCTAGCCGACAGCTATCAATACTCGAGCGCAAAGGCTTGGTCGGCAGTAAGCAGTTTTACATCACACTCAAAGACAAGGCGGCCTTGGAAGCCTATTTGGGCTAG
- a CDS encoding TlyA family RNA methyltransferase — protein sequence MNSRSRLDKELVARGLVTSRSQAESYIKLGKVKVNDQIQDKAGLLVGQKDRIKLIAEEQYVSRAGLKLASVAQKLNIDFKDKVVLDVGSSTGGFTDYALKHGAKKVIAVDVGTDQLHPSLRSDERIELHEKTDIRDLKSLSSPVDIAVIDVSFISLRDILPAVAKLANKNTQIVAMVKPQFEAGANQVNKGVIKNDKIRRQILKDFESWSRKYFATVDKADSEVAGAKGNLERFYLLKTFK from the coding sequence ATGAACTCGCGCAGTAGATTAGACAAAGAATTAGTAGCTCGCGGTTTAGTTACTAGCCGTTCGCAGGCTGAAAGCTACATTAAGCTCGGCAAGGTAAAAGTTAACGATCAAATCCAAGATAAAGCCGGGCTTTTAGTTGGCCAAAAAGACAGAATAAAACTGATCGCAGAGGAACAATATGTCAGCCGGGCAGGTTTGAAGCTGGCTAGCGTGGCTCAAAAATTAAATATAGATTTTAAAGACAAAGTTGTTCTGGATGTGGGTAGCAGCACCGGCGGATTCACGGATTATGCGCTCAAACACGGGGCAAAAAAAGTTATCGCCGTAGACGTTGGCACCGACCAACTACACCCGAGTTTAAGAAGTGACGAACGAATAGAGCTACACGAAAAAACTGATATTCGTGACCTTAAATCGCTGAGCAGCCCGGTGGATATTGCGGTAATAGACGTGAGTTTTATTTCTTTGCGTGACATTTTGCCAGCAGTTGCCAAGCTGGCTAACAAAAATACTCAAATTGTGGCCATGGTAAAGCCGCAGTTCGAAGCCGGCGCTAACCAAGTAAATAAAGGTGTAATTAAAAACGATAAAATCCGGCGGCAAATTCTAAAAGATTTTGAGAGTTGGAGCCGAAAGTATTTTGCAACTGTCGATAAAGCCGACAGCGAAGTTGCAGGTGCTAAAGGCAACTTAGAGCGATTTTATTTACTAAAAACATTCAAATAA
- a CDS encoding PH domain-containing protein: MDGEEIISVVPGRYFGGYAILIATDQRLLLIDKKTFFMNLEDIRYDMISEVDYSSRMFDATITIFTLNKQHKFTSTKYKRHLRQLTGFVQRQVMAIRQSYQQPNPASIVSAGQNQPPSTTQMPADQATATADNSHPSLHQHHLHRPAFLRSPHTPKLVGATAMLAARRAPTPYTMGSLSTHNASGFGSSNLVHDF, encoded by the coding sequence ATGGACGGTGAGGAAATTATAAGCGTAGTTCCTGGTAGATACTTTGGCGGCTACGCTATTTTAATCGCTACTGACCAGCGCCTGCTTTTGATCGATAAAAAGACCTTCTTTATGAACCTAGAAGATATCCGCTACGACATGATCAGTGAGGTGGACTATAGTAGCCGCATGTTCGACGCAACCATTACGATCTTTACCCTTAACAAGCAGCACAAATTTACCAGCACAAAATATAAGAGACATCTGCGCCAACTGACTGGCTTTGTGCAGCGACAGGTGATGGCCATCAGGCAGTCGTACCAGCAGCCAAACCCGGCAAGTATTGTCAGCGCTGGCCAAAATCAGCCGCCCTCTACCACTCAAATGCCTGCTGATCAGGCAACGGCTACAGCCGATAACTCGCATCCGTCATTGCACCAGCATCACTTGCACCGGCCGGCCTTCTTGCGATCGCCACACACCCCTAAACTGGTGGGCGCCACTGCGATGTTGGCAGCCCGGCGGGCACCGACGCCGTATACCATGGGTTCGCTCAGTACGCATAACGCGTCTGGTTTTGGCAGTAGCAACTTAGTACACGATTTTTAG
- the efp gene encoding elongation factor P, protein MTLSITNLRKGTVFQLDGIPYRVTEYSQKVMGRGGSTVNVKIKSLIDGKVLSKTFHGNDTVDSAEVENRPVQYLYNDGAIFFFMDNDSFEQFEVPASDMEDKAGFMREGDQVTAQLFEGRVINIELPKNLPLKVTYTENAVKGDTSSAITKDATLETGITIKVPAFIKTGDLISVNTETGEYRERVK, encoded by the coding sequence ATGACATTATCTATAACAAATTTGCGTAAGGGCACGGTTTTCCAGCTAGATGGAATACCCTATCGCGTGACTGAATATAGTCAAAAAGTTATGGGCCGAGGCGGCTCAACGGTTAATGTTAAGATCAAAAGCCTGATCGACGGCAAGGTTCTGTCTAAAACCTTTCACGGCAACGACACTGTTGATAGCGCCGAAGTAGAGAACCGACCGGTTCAATACCTATATAATGACGGTGCCATTTTTTTCTTTATGGATAATGACAGTTTTGAGCAATTCGAAGTACCAGCCAGCGACATGGAAGATAAAGCTGGCTTTATGCGTGAAGGCGACCAAGTCACCGCTCAATTATTCGAGGGGCGGGTAATCAATATTGAACTACCAAAGAATTTGCCCTTAAAAGTTACCTACACCGAAAACGCGGTGAAGGGCGATACCTCGAGCGCCATTACCAAAGACGCCACGCTGGAAACCGGCATAACGATCAAAGTGCCGGCATTTATTAAAACCGGCGACTTAATCAGCGTAAATACTGAAACCGGCGAATACCGCGAGAGGGTAAAATAG
- the rpsR gene encoding 30S ribosomal protein S18: MAKIFKHRTDVAFFDYKDFKTLQRYINQYGQIEQRKKTGLTESKQRQLARAIKRARHIALLPFVATN; encoded by the coding sequence ATGGCAAAGATTTTTAAACACCGAACTGACGTAGCATTTTTTGACTACAAGGATTTTAAAACCTTGCAGCGCTACATCAACCAGTACGGCCAGATAGAACAGCGCAAAAAGACTGGTCTGACTGAGTCTAAACAACGCCAATTAGCTCGTGCAATAAAGCGCGCTCGGCATATCGCGTTGCTACCATTCGTCGCAACCAACTAA